ACAGCTGTGTAAGGCTACATCCAACTCCCCACATGCCGCTGCTATAAGTCCTAAATTTGACAAAAGAATGGGAGGATTCAGAAGTAAACATTTCCGAATTTTGGTGCACGCGCATATCAAATGAGGTTAAGacacaagtaaataaaattaaatggtTAATCAGCAACAATACACATATAAGGGAATACTCCTCTCCTATTACAAACATGAACTCTCATGgatccaaaaattttaattcgGTGGACTGCTTCAAGCAGAACAAATACGTATTTCAGCTATCTTTACACAATATGGAGCAgttttaaaggaaaaagaaaggagaataaaaaattttacatgcaCGTACACTGACACCTGCAAATATTATAGCATAATCTATCATAGGTGCACCACATTGATATTGATGAACCTCACTAGTTTCTCATAAAACGATGAAATTATTTGCAATAAAGGCAGAGATTGTCCAATTTTCCTTGAATTAGTGAACCAAAACTTGAATTTTGCTGAATTTATATTcgaattatgaaaattattcaGATGCTAACCATTAAAAGAAAACATTCAATCAATACTTTTCACTATTCAGTTTGTTATTTAGGGCAGTAACTAACacagacaaaataaaaatcattattagATATCAAAACATATGAAAATGAACCCTATCAATCTTGATACAATGTCATCTCATCAAAGATTATCCAACATATATCTACATCAGCATTTGTCATCACCATCTGTAAATTTGTCCACCATATCATACCCAAAAGATGACACAACAGTATGTTTTCTTTGAGATAATTTCTGTAAATTGGGTGAGGATGGCCAAATATTTACCCCTTGATCAAAAATACACTTGTTCATGAATGCCTAACCCGCAGCCTGACCAGGCTGGAGTGAAGTAAAATGACACTTTCAAATATGAGCGAGCTTATAATATGCATATTGCACTTCCAAATTGCAGATATTTCCAGAATATGCTcctttattataaaacatttcaaattagGTGATAACCCACTTAGGACAATCATTGTTTATATGGCCAGCACTTTACCCTAGGGTATCTGATCAAATGACATGGAAACTTGGCAGTTGTTCCATGTTTTTATATCCTTGAACTTGAATATGAGATAAaaccaaattattaattttccttCTGAAATTTCAAGATAGGTTTTAATGCAGgtattttttacaataagaaAGCCCCGAAGGTATCTTACCTGTCGGatgttttaatttattggtgCAAATTGTACCATACAATGGTCTCATGTAACAATATATAGAGTCATGCAGGCATTTGAAGATAGAATTAAATAGAACTTTTTACTATTAAATACCAAACTCATGTCTGTTTACTTGGACGATAGGATTTGAACATTTTTGTTCCTTCTAATGCAAGATCCATATTTGTTTCTAATTACCTAAAGTGCAATGCTTTTAACTTATTCTTGCTAAAAGTTACACAAGGGAAGGAATCTAGGTTTATCATAAGGTATATGCACCAAAAAATGTATTGCTTGAAAGAACTCATAAGATATGAAGAAAGAATACTTTTTATGTAAAAGAAAACTACCTATAATCAGTATGTCCTAAAAGTAGCAGAAATAGTTCTACCATGATCATTCTTTGTTGAAAGATATATCGTAGCATACAACTATTTACATGTTTCCACCCAGATCCTGTGTTCAGCACTTATTACTAAAGCTCTAATCTCTTTAGCTTTATGGGCCCTAGTATATTCTATTGCATCTTACACATGATTGGAAATACGTGGATTAGAAGCAATAATAGAAACTGTCAATAATCCCAACCAAAAACTAACCACACGTAATTCCAGTATATGTGTCAGATGATTGAAACAGGGCTTTGTTTCATGTAACAATTTTATGATTGAATAACATCAAGTTGAATGGATACTTAAGAAAGACCAAGAGAGGTACCTAAAAACAAAGGAGAAGGTTTTCCTGGCCTTGATTTAAATTCAGGATGAAATTGAACACCAACAAAATATGGATGATTAGGTAGTTCAACAATCTGTAACATCAGCAAACCAAATATTAACACAGAGCCACTACAGATGTAAAATAACCACATTCAAAGATCACAAGGTCATTAACATTGTGGCTTATAATTATACCTCCATACGTCGACTAGTTTCATCTTTGCCAGTGAAAGAGAGGCCAGCTTTTTCAAGGCGTCCAACCATATCCGGATTCACCTgcatgataaaaaattattcccCTTTCCAAAATAGCtggttaaaagaaaattatatgcATGTCAATCCCACAAACCTCATATCTATGCCGATGTCTCTCATCAATGAAGCTTCTATTTCCATATCTAACACAAATCAAAGCACAAAGGTTTAGCCAACCAGCTGATGCATCCTATTTAGCAGAGACTAGTACCCATCTAAAATTAAATTCAGAACTTTTAAATCTTCTAATACATTCACGCTCATTAACATTCTGTGTGTGTACAAGAACCTAAAATCTAAATCTGAATCTAGCATGTCCCGTCATATTGATATTGTTTCATTACTGCCCccaagatttttttcttttctttttttcttttttaagtcaGAACCCTActgttgatttttattttttaattatacaataaaaatacaatataatctACCcctaaaaattcatttttcttttgaatttctaCTTGGCCCCAATGTTCAATTATCAGTTGACTCATGTATATTGTATGTAAATATCTTGTTTAAAATCAATACTCACAGTTTTGCAGATTTGCAGTCCAAAACATGGAATTTTGTCCTCCTTGATCCAAGGCGCATGGTGCCTCCCATATGTGTTTTTGAGCCCTGCTTATAATGAAAGATCggaaattattaaatatatacataGATCTCATGTCAGGTTCTTAGtttaatcaaaaaataaatgaaggtTGAATTTAAAGGCTTCCATCTCTCTCTGCCTCTTATTTAGCAACATTCTCTTCTTAgctcaaaataaaaggaataagaattaaactctatttctactttttctttaaaagtgcaaaaacaattttctatcaTTGTTTAAACTCAAAAGGCACAAAATACAAACCTCAGGCATAAATATAACACAGGGATTCTTGGTATTGGGATCAAATTCAGTGCTGTTAGCATCTTTCAGACCAAGAACAGATCGTGCAAAATCAATGACAGCAATTTGCATTCCTAGACAAATGCCAAGAAATGGTTTTCTATTTTCTCGGGCATACTTTGCTGCAAGAATTTTCCCTTGCACTCCTCTGTCACCAAACCCTCCTGGAACAAGAACACCATCTGCACCCTGAAGATAAAGGCTAGTCAGAgaccaaatcaaaaaaattactACAAGTTAAAGAGGGTAGACACCTCcagaataaattaaaatagcATTATCAGCTTGATAATCCAATCACATCAGTTAAACCAACCTTCAACAACTTCCAGGCAGCTTTATAAGCATCTGGATTCTGCAACAAGAAATTTTTGTCATGTTGTGAAATAAGGTAAAAATTAAGATTAAGTACAATGTGAGAAACACAATATTAATAATAACCTCTTTTTCAGTTGCATCTTCAAGATCACTAGCTGGAACCCAATCTACAAAGAGTTTCTTGCCATGGCTAACAGAAGCATGCACAAGAGCCTGTAGAGACAGTACATTGTATATAGCCAGCAACATTATACTTCTGCACACTCAAGCTATACCAATATGCATGTGATATATTAAGATACTAAACttaaaataacatattcattCCCTTCGTCCCACATTTTTGGTCCTTAATTCCATTTTAGGATGTTCCAAAATAATAGGTACTTTGAAAAGTAAATGGAcacaaatttaataatatttctaacTTGCCCTTTATTTGAAGAAGGGCACAACTTATAGAATCTTCAAAAGCATCATTACATAGAGGATGTGTGTGCTTTGTGATTCTTTGAGCTTatgaagataaaaaagaatcatCAGATTTCTATAACTAAATTCAATCAGTAGTCAGATCTCAATGACTGGCCTCTTAACGAACTGAGACACATCATGAATGCTCAAAATGGATTCAAAATTGCTAAAACAAGTGACTTATACTCTTATAGGACAATATATTGACTAAGATGCTGAAGATGATCCAGCTATCCTAAATCCCTggataaacaaaaaacaaggcCATCATAGATTGCAATACCATGTCATTTTATCTACCACTATAAAAGTACATGAGACATGATTTATAGGGTGAaaaatcatatcatattatCTACTAAAGACTATTTAAATTCTAATacacaattaaaaatttgaatggTATCACAAGTAAGAGCAGATGAAAGTATCTTTAGAGAAATAGAAAcagaaattaaatatttaattggcGTCATAtgttgaaaaattatataatattatctACTAATAAATatagttaaatattttttgtataaggACCCCAAAGTCAACTGAATTTACCAACAATCTTTGATATTTCCATTATAAGAATGCATAATAATTCCAGCTGAAATAATGATTTAGAGTAAGAAGTGATAACTAAGTGCACCTTTAGTACAGAGAGGTAGGAATCTGAAAGGCCTGTATACTTCCCAACCATGGCAATGTGGACCTGTCAATTAGTTGACACACAGAGATAAACTTCTGACaacaaatagaaagaaaaatagattctgaATTTGAGAATCGATTGTTAGACCCACCGGCTCATGCAACTTGTCACATTTTTCAGCCCTTGAAATCCATTCATCTAATTCAGGCTTGCCAGCTTTACTGCCATTACAGAAAGCATTGCATAAGGATGCTGAAAACTTAAATGATGTCACATGCCTGGACATTCAAGCTCAAAATTAACATAATAATTAAGAACTGAGCTAATCAGACAAACCCCAGAAGGTTCAGCACTTTCAAGATTGCTTCATGGGCCTTCTGATCCTAATTCAGAAGAAAAAACATATCCAGCTGTAAGAGATCTTAATTAAATATTCAagatttacattccaaggagtGCTAAAGTACTACTTACTCTTAAAAGCAAAGGAATGTGCCAGATGTTGGGTACATCATAGAGAGTGATGATGTTTTCTGCCTGAAAAACAAGTGCTTTCAATAAGATAGAATCTTACAAAGCAGATAAATATAAATTTCCACTTATATGCACATAAAACTTTTGGCCATATCAAAATACCGGGACATGGCAAAACTGAGAGACTTTGACTTTTACGTTCTCCTCAAGTGCCTGTTAACAAATTCAATTTAATACATTAAGTCAACCCGATAAAGTAGCAacataaaaaagtgtgtgtgtgtgcacgcacG
This portion of the Castanea sativa cultivar Marrone di Chiusa Pesio chromosome 7, ASM4071231v1 genome encodes:
- the LOC142643598 gene encoding uncharacterized protein LOC142643598, which gives rise to MKYVLVTGGVVSGLGKGVTASSIGLLLKACGLRVTSIKIDPYLNTDAGTMSPFEHGEVFVLDDGGEVDLDLGNYERFLDIKLTRDHNITTGKIYQSVIDKERRGDYLGKTVQVVPHITDAIQEWIERVAVIPVDGKSGSPDVCVIELGGTIGDIESMPFIEALGQFSYRVGTENFCLIHVSLVPVLNVVGEQKTKPTQHSVRQLRGLGLTPHILTCRSTTALEENVKVKVSQFCHVPAENIITLYDVPNIWHIPLLLRDQKAHEAILKVLNLLGKAGKPELDEWISRAEKCDKLHEPVHIAMVGKYTGLSDSYLSVLKALVHASVSHGKKLFVDWVPASDLEDATEKENPDAYKAAWKLLKGADGVLVPGGFGDRGVQGKILAAKYARENRKPFLGICLGMQIAVIDFARSVLGLKDANSTEFDPNTKNPCVIFMPEGSKTHMGGTMRLGSRRTKFHVLDCKSAKLYGNRSFIDERHRHRYEVNPDMVGRLEKAGLSFTGKDETSRRMEIVELPNHPYFVGVQFHPEFKSRPGKPSPLFLGLIAAACGELDVALHSCGSQRTVLNGVVNCPMKLKYRNATPAKCTNGLPDGVYSNGNGIYL